The Austwickia sp. genome includes a region encoding these proteins:
- a CDS encoding cysteine desulfurase-like protein, with amino-acid sequence MPYDVAAFRAQFPALREGGAHFDGPGGSQTPAAVAQAVSDALTSAVANRGDVTPAERRADAIVLAARAAIADLLNADAQGIVFGRSMTQLTYDVSRALAETWRPGDEVVVTRLDHDANVRPWVQAAQAAGAQVRFADFDPVTGELTADHVTAVLTERTRLVAVTAASNLIGTRPDIAAIMAAAHGVGAIGYVDGVHATAHHSIDVAALGADLFVCSPYKFLGPHCGALAGRVDLLESLRPDKLLPSTDAVPERFELGTLPYELLAGVTACVDVLAALAPSGGGDASGGGDTSGANLDADRADHATRRARLVAAFAAIEAHEDRLRARIEEALAELGATVYSRAARRTPTLLFRLPGVADGEVRRGLAARGVNAPNGNFYAIECSRRLGLGDEGGVRVGLAPSSDDSDVDRLIEGLREIVRPPR; translated from the coding sequence ATGCCGTACGACGTCGCCGCGTTCCGCGCCCAGTTCCCCGCCCTGCGCGAAGGGGGCGCTCACTTCGACGGGCCGGGCGGGTCACAGACCCCGGCCGCGGTCGCCCAGGCCGTGTCCGACGCGTTGACCAGCGCGGTCGCCAACCGGGGTGACGTCACCCCTGCCGAGCGGCGCGCCGACGCCATCGTGCTCGCCGCCCGCGCCGCGATCGCCGATCTCCTCAACGCCGATGCCCAGGGAATCGTCTTCGGGCGCAGCATGACCCAACTGACGTACGACGTCAGCCGCGCCCTCGCCGAGACCTGGCGGCCCGGCGACGAGGTCGTGGTGACCCGTCTCGACCACGACGCGAACGTGCGCCCCTGGGTCCAGGCCGCCCAGGCCGCGGGAGCGCAGGTGCGGTTCGCCGACTTCGACCCGGTGACCGGCGAGCTGACCGCTGACCACGTCACGGCCGTGCTCACCGAGCGCACCCGCCTGGTCGCCGTGACGGCCGCCAGCAACCTGATCGGCACCCGCCCGGACATCGCCGCGATCATGGCGGCGGCCCACGGGGTGGGCGCGATCGGGTACGTCGACGGCGTCCACGCAACCGCACACCACAGCATCGACGTCGCCGCGCTGGGGGCCGACCTCTTCGTGTGTTCCCCGTACAAGTTCCTCGGCCCGCACTGCGGCGCGCTCGCCGGGCGAGTCGACCTGCTGGAGTCGCTGCGCCCCGACAAGCTCCTGCCCAGCACCGACGCCGTACCGGAACGCTTCGAACTCGGCACGCTCCCCTACGAGCTGCTGGCCGGCGTCACCGCCTGCGTCGACGTCCTCGCCGCCCTCGCCCCGAGCGGCGGGGGCGACGCGAGCGGCGGGGGTGATACGAGCGGCGCGAACCTCGATGCCGACCGCGCCGACCACGCCACCCGGCGGGCCCGCCTCGTCGCCGCCTTCGCGGCCATCGAGGCCCACGAGGACCGGCTCCGTGCGCGCATCGAGGAGGCGCTCGCCGAACTCGGGGCGACGGTCTACAGCCGCGCCGCCCGTCGCACGCCGACGCTCCTGTTCCGCCTGCCGGGGGTGGCGGACGGGGAGGTACGCCGTGGCCTGGCCGCTCGCGGCGTCAACGCACCCAACGGGAACTTCTACGCGATCGAGTGTTCCCGCCGGCTGGGTCTCGGCGACGAGGGCGGGGTGCGGGTGGGGCTGGCACCGTCCAGCGACGACTCCGACGTCGACCGCCTCATCGAGGGGCTGCGGGAGATCGTCCGCCCGCCCCGGTGA